The Brumimicrobium sp. genomic interval AGTTCCAATTTGGATTTTTGCTCAAGGCCCTATTATGTCTATAAAATCTCAGACAGATCTTGCGTACATTAAAAATAACAGTAGAAAAATATTAAGTGAAAATTTTGAAAGGAAATATGAATTACCTATTTCTAATATACATGGAGAATGGTATGTTTCATTTATTGGGAAAGTAAAATCAGATGTCGTACCCAATTACCCGGGAGTGATTATTGGAGAAGGAAAAGGGAAAATTAGAAGTGTAAGAATCAAATTGTTAGAACTAGATATTATCCCCCAACTCACAGTGCTTGAATACCTTGAAATAGCAGGAAAAATCAAACCTGATTTAGATAGAGTAAATTTTGATACAGGAGCAGATAGCGTTCATCGTGGACTCACACTTCCGCGTGCATATACTGGAAAAGATGTGATTATTGGATTGAATGATTGGGGTTTTGACTATACAAACCCGATGTTTTATGACACCTTACTTCAACAATCTAGAATTATTGGTGTATGGGATCAGTTTAAGAAATCAGGCCCAAATCCACAAGATTATCCGTATGGTACAGAATATAGTACAACCGCTGATATCTTAACGGCTGAAACAGACACAACGAATCAATTAAATCATTCTACACACGGAACTCATACTGCTGGTATTGCTGGTGGAAGTGGAGCAGGAGTTATCTCTACAGGGATGGCTTTTGAAGCACAATATCTATTTACAACGATTACCTTGGATGAAGCTTCCGCAATTGATTCGTGGTATTGGATGTATGATAAAGCGACCTTATTGAATAAGCATCTTGTGGTTAGTATGAGTTGGGGTTTATATCGTTTTGGAACACCAGATGGAACTTCTCTTCTAAGTCAGGCTATTGAGGAATTGACAGATTTGGGAGTATTATTCGTTTGTTCAGCAGGAAATAACGGTAATGTAAACTTTCATATAGAAAAAACATTTGCTAATGATGAAATCCAAACAAAAGTGGATTTCTATGACTATGCATTACAGGATAATATGTGGGGACAGAGTGTCCATGCGTGGGGTGAGATGGGACATAATTTTGAAATAAAGTTGGAAATTAGAAACCCTTATGGGGTAATATTTGCTACAACTCCTTATTTCTCCACCCAAATAGATGATTATGTGGTTGATACTATTGTGATAAATAGCGGAAATGATTCCATCTTCTTTAATATTGCTTCACAAACTGCTTTTCCACAGAATTTAAGACCCACTATGCGAATTCGCGTGCAAAATAAGAATCCAAATATTCAGGTTATTCTGTATGTAAAGGCAACGGATGGTACGGTTCATTTGTGGAATCTGATAGAATTAAATACAGGAGGAGGAAATTGGGGAGTGGCATTTTCTTCTGTTGGACCTGGGTCTGTGATTGGAAATAAAGATTATGGAATTAGTGAACCTGCCTTAGCTACTGATTGTATCACAGTGGCAGCACATTCTTCAGCGTATATTAGCCAAACTGGGAAATTAATCTTAGGTCAGAGAGCTAGTTTTTCCAGTATAGGACCAAGACTTGGAGGAGATATGAAACCAGATATATCAGCACCTGGAGTAAGTGTTTTGAGTTCCATTAATTCATATACAACAGATACATATTCAACTATTGCTTCAACAACATTTAATGGGAAAAACTATGATTTTGCAAAGTTTTCTGGCACCTCAATGTCCTGTCCTGCCGTTGCTGGTATATGTGCGCTGATTTGGGAGGCAAATCCTTATTTAAGTCCACGTGATATTAAACAAATCGTAATAGAAACAGCAAATCAAGATGAAAAAACAGGATATATTCCACCAGAAGGTGATGTGAAATGGGGACATGGGAAAATCAATGCCTTGAATGCTATTCGTGCTGCTATTAACTTTGTAGGATTAGAAGCATATGCTCCTTCAACCGAAGATTGGCATATATATCCTAATCCTGCCACGTCTATTCTTTATGTTTCAGGATTAGATAATTTGCAGGATGTAAAGCTCATTGATGTGAATGGGAGAATTATCCAATTAGATGCTAATAAAACCTCTTGGAATATGGAATCTTATAATAGTGGGGTTTATCTGTTTAGAGTGGTTTCAAATAATCGGGTTTATCAAAAAAAATTAATTCTTCAATAAGTTGACAATCAGCTTAAAAAAATTGTTAATTTTTCTTATAGTATTTTCTTTTCATATACTTTTGCTTAAATTAATAAATGAAAAAAAATGAAAAAAAACCTACTTACTATTCTTGGAGTTTTCGTATTAGCTTTTAACACACAAGTTACTGCACAATTTAATGTGAAGGCTATAGTAAATTCCGATTTCGATGGATATAAATTTATCCCTTCAGATTCTTTAACTTTCACATGGAGAAAGGGAGTATTAAATACAAATTTTGCACGTGATATTTTGAAGATGAATGGACATTATCCGATGTATTTATTAGAAGGATTTATTCCAACTCCATATAATGCATATTCTAGGTATAGTGATTCTTTGACAAAGACATTTCATTGGAATGAGATTTCATCTGAGTATTATACAGACATGTTAGAGAAAACAAATGTAGAATTTGATGCAAATGGTCGTGTTATCAACGTGGATTTAACTTATTATGATGTCCCTACTGATTCATGGATTTCCTATGAATATGATGAGTATGCTTATGATGCCCAAGGGAATATTGTGTCTATCACGAACTACTATGGAAGCCCAGACCCATCCAATAATTATAGTTATACCTATGATGCAAATGGAAATCTTACATCAGACGAACAGGCATATTATAGCGTGGGTAGTTGGGTAAATTATATGAAAAGAGACTATACATATGATGCTAGTAATAATTTTACAGGTGAAAGAATTTATTATTGGGATAATGGAATTTCTGCGTGGCTTGAAGATTATGGTTATGATTATAAATATGATGCTAGTAATAGAATGAATACTATGTTATCTTTAACTTATAATACGTTGAGTTTAGATTGGGAAATAACTGATTCAGCAACCGTTGTTTATAATACGCAAAATAAAGAGAAGGAATTTACATCCTTCTCTTGGAATGGTTCTTCTTGGGATCCTTATTACTCTCGAAGATATTCATATAATTCAGATGGAAATATACTTTCAGAATCAGAACAGCATTGGGATAATGTGTATTGGATGTGGGTATATGATAACAAAAGAGAATATGTCTATTCAGGTAATAATTTAATTACTAATACATACTCTTACTGGGATAACGCTGAGATGGATTTTATCGATTTAGATCGATATGTATATAGTTATGAAGGGAATCGTATTAAAAAAATGACTTCTGAACGATGGAATGGTACAACTTGGAAATCTTATTTTGGCGAGGATCAAACTGTATTTTACTACGATGGTAATACAACGGGAATTGATGAGCTATCTAAGAATGAATTTACTGTATATCCGAACCCTGCAACGGATAATATTCAGATTAAAATGGATAATAATATGATTTCCAGAGTAGAGATTCTAGATTTGAATGGAAGAGTAGTATTTAATAATCAAACACCGATTAAAGCTTCTTCTATGACTATTCCAGTGAATCAATTGGAAGATGGAACTTACTTTGTAAAAGTGCAAAGTGGTGATCAAATAGGCACAAAGAAAATCATAGTTAGAAAATAAAGAATTAATAATATAATATAAACTGCGTTTCAGAAATGGAGCGCAGTTTTTTTATTTATTCCAATTTATCTCCCGGATACCTTCTTCTTTTTGAATTTCCATTAAGATGGGTAAAATATTATCTAAATGAAATTCTTGAAATCTCACCTCAATTGTAATTTCTGTATCAGTTTTAATAAAATTAAAATTAGATATGGGAAGTTCTTTATGCACCATTAACTTATTCATTAATTCTGCTGGGTTTTGATTGGGCTCGATTATTATTTTGATATATTTTTGCATAAAGAGTTGTGAAAATTTCTTTTCAATAGGTTGAAGCATAAATAAAATAACAATAGCAATAAGAGTAGTAGCGATTGCGGCAAAATATAGCCCTGCGCCCACAGCTAAGCCAATCGCTGCAACGGTCCACAACCCCGAAGCAGTTGTTAGTCCTCGAATTAAGCCCGATCTTAGAAAGATAATTGTTCCAGCTCCAAGAAAACCAATCCCACTGACAACTTGTGCGGCTATCCTAGAGGGATCCAATGTGATTGATGGGTTACTAATAACATCAAAGAAACCATAACTGGAAACTATAAAGATGAGAGATGAGCCCAAACATACCATCATGTGTGTTCGCAGTCCTGCAGCCCAGTGCTTTCGTTCTCTTTCTAAACCGATAATTGCACCTAATAGGGCTGCCAATCCCAAACGTAATAAAATTATTTCCCAGCTGATCATCATCTTAGTTAAATCTTATGTTAGTACTAAATTACGATGTTATAAGAGAAATCCCAAATTATGCTTTATGAATAAAGCGCATGATTTCAAAAGAAATATTTGTGAAGAGTAATTTTCCGTGAGCATTTCGCTCTACATTATAGTGGGCATCATTGAATAATTTATTAAAGTCTAGCACATTATTTCCAGATATAAAACGAGCAAAATTTGCTAGAAAATCTTCCTCCTCTTTTGAAGAAAAAGTTTCTTGAGTAGGATTGTAATTTTTCATAATACTCTGACGTACCATATACAAAGCATATCTTAAAAATTGTTTTTGCTCCTCACGTCCAAGAGTTGACATTCCCTCAGCCCAATTTAACATAGGAATAACTTGTTTCTTGTATGAAACACGCATCAACTCCACAAAACGATTAAAATTACTATTTCCCGAACCATCATCTGTTTTGAGTAATTCTTCGGCTAATGTTAAGTTGCCTTCTGAACCTGCGGCGATACTTCTCAATAATTCAATATCGTAGTTTCCCTTAGTTTGTAAATAAGAAACAATCTCTTCTTCTTGGATTGGTTTTATGCGAGCTATTTGTGTTCTGCTTAAGATAGTTGGGAGTATGGTTTCTTCAGATTCTGCCAACAGAATGAATATAGTATCACTAGGAGGTTCTTCGATGATTTTAAGAAGTTTATTGGCACAAGCTGTATTCATTTCTTCTGCAAACCAAATAACACTCACCCTATGTCCTCCCATAAAGGATTTAAGGGTCAATTTTTTAATAATCTCGGCACTCTGAGAAACTGAAATAACAGGTTTTCTCCCTTTATCGTCTGAGAGTGTAATCCAGTTATTTAAGGAGGAATTAGGTGCCGACAATATCATGTTCTTCCATTGAGGGAACTGTGGATCCGATGTTTTTGACTCAGCTTGAACTGTAGGGAAAGAAAAATGTACATCGGGATGCTCGAGTTGCTGAACTTTTTTACAATTATTACATTCGCCACAACTATCATGTTCTCCTTTATTTTCACACAGTATATATTGAATGAAGGCGAGAGCCATTGAGGTACCTCCAAATCCCATATCTCCTACAAAAAGGTGTGCATGCGGAATTTTACCTGAACAAACATCAGTAATCAACTTTTCTTTTAAAAGTTTATTTCCAATAATCTCCTTAAATTGCATGAGCTAAAGGTAGCTATTTTTCGATTTTATATCATGAGAAATTTTTCTTTTTGTTAGAAAAACTTCTTCTAACTGATTTCACTCTAAAAAAAGAGTGGTAATTTGCTTAAATTTTCTAAATTTGCTGTAGAAAAATTTAAGAAATGAAAAATAGAAACAAACTAATCATTGGGGCATTATTTTTAGGGATGACCTTTTCTTCTTTTGCAACACCGATAAATATTTCTTTCGGGAATACAGTTGAGAATACACAAGATGGTGAAAATGTTAGTATATCTTTAAAAATTGAGTATTTAGGAAATCCTCTAGATGGAGTAACCGCTTCTATTATTAAGGATGGAAGTGTTTTAGCTGAGTCTACCTCTAATATTAAGGGAGCTATTACCTTAACAGCTAATAATTATGATAATTCTCCAGTAGAACTTCAACTTAAGAAAGAAGGATATCAAACTCAAATTATGACAGGTTTAATTTTGAGAACTGGTAGTAAATATACTTTTTCTATGGTGAAAGGTACAGGCACAATTACCTCTGAGATATCAAGTAGATTAGACGAGATAAACCAACAAAGCCAAGATAAAGTTGATAAATTAAACGAACAAGCTGAGAAATCTAAAGCAGAAGCAGAAAAAGCAGCTAAGGAAGCAGAAACACATACTCAAAATAAGGAAGAAGCTCAGAAAAAAGCTGAAGAAGCTCGTTCCGCTGCAGATGCAAAAGCTGAAGAAGCAAAAAAACATGCGGAAGAATCTAAAGCATTAGAGCAGAAATTAGCTACAGATGATAGCCAAAAAAGATCTGAAGAAGATAAAGCTCGTGAGCAAAAATTAGCTGATTTAGAAAAACAACAAGCTGAAGAGGCTGCCGCTAAAGCAAAAGAGAAGGCTGAAGCACAAGCTGCTAAAGATGCAAAAAAAGCAGAACAAGATGCTGCTAAGGCTGCTAAAGAAGCTGAAGCTCAAGCAAAGGCTCAAGCAAAAGCAGAGAAAGAGGCCGCTAAAGTAGCTGCTGAAAAGGCAAAGGAGGAGAAGAAAGCCGCTAAAGAAGCAGAAAAGGCTAAAAAAGAAGCTGAGAAAGCTGCTAAAGAAGCTGAGAAAGCAGCAAAGGCAGAAGCTAAATACAAAGCGTCTTTACAGAAATTATCTGACCAGCAAGATAAAGTGAAGAAATCACGTGAGAAAATTGCTGCTCAAAAGGCAAGTTTAGATCAGAAAGTTGAAAAAGGAAAAATTGATGCTACAAAAGCACAAGAACAATACGATAAAATCAAGGCTTCTGAATTGAAATTGGATGTGCAAGATAATAAGATTCAACAAAGTCTAATTAAGCTTAAACAGAAGTATAAGAAATAAGATATCTAATTTTTTAAAAAGAGCCGTCCAAATTTTGGACGGCTCTTTAATTTTTATATATTTACTAAATGACTGATTAACAATGATGAAAATACTAAATCCAAATATATCATTTGATGACTATCGGGAACAAGCCAAGTTTCTCTTTATTTGGCGCTTGATGGTTTTTAGTATTATGTTAACAACTCCTTTTACAGTAAGCCATATTTTTATTGCACAAGATCAATTTCTATATTTCCTTATTTCCTTAATAAGTGATATACTTATTATTTATTTTTTGTGGAAGAGACCTGAAAAATATAGATTAATCACTCTTCTCTTCTTTTCTTCTGTTTTTTTAATTGCTGTTCAATTCATGTTTACCCTCGGGAATCCAGAGTTAAATGTTCAAGCATTTATTTGGATGATGATGGTTGTTATTTGTACTTATTTTACAGCTGGAAGTTTTTGGGGCACCTTATACTTAGTCTTGACAGCTACCGCTTTTAGTATTTATTATTTTACATATACACCTATTGAATATGTTGGGATACAACAAATGTCTTTGTTTGATAAACTAACATCCATTGCCCAAATA includes:
- a CDS encoding S8 family peptidase — its product is MRTILFFIFLVPIWIFAQGPIMSIKSQTDLAYIKNNSRKILSENFERKYELPISNIHGEWYVSFIGKVKSDVVPNYPGVIIGEGKGKIRSVRIKLLELDIIPQLTVLEYLEIAGKIKPDLDRVNFDTGADSVHRGLTLPRAYTGKDVIIGLNDWGFDYTNPMFYDTLLQQSRIIGVWDQFKKSGPNPQDYPYGTEYSTTADILTAETDTTNQLNHSTHGTHTAGIAGGSGAGVISTGMAFEAQYLFTTITLDEASAIDSWYWMYDKATLLNKHLVVSMSWGLYRFGTPDGTSLLSQAIEELTDLGVLFVCSAGNNGNVNFHIEKTFANDEIQTKVDFYDYALQDNMWGQSVHAWGEMGHNFEIKLEIRNPYGVIFATTPYFSTQIDDYVVDTIVINSGNDSIFFNIASQTAFPQNLRPTMRIRVQNKNPNIQVILYVKATDGTVHLWNLIELNTGGGNWGVAFSSVGPGSVIGNKDYGISEPALATDCITVAAHSSAYISQTGKLILGQRASFSSIGPRLGGDMKPDISAPGVSVLSSINSYTTDTYSTIASTTFNGKNYDFAKFSGTSMSCPAVAGICALIWEANPYLSPRDIKQIVIETANQDEKTGYIPPEGDVKWGHGKINALNAIRAAINFVGLEAYAPSTEDWHIYPNPATSILYVSGLDNLQDVKLIDVNGRIIQLDANKTSWNMESYNSGVYLFRVVSNNRVYQKKLILQ
- a CDS encoding T9SS type A sorting domain-containing protein; this translates as MKKNLLTILGVFVLAFNTQVTAQFNVKAIVNSDFDGYKFIPSDSLTFTWRKGVLNTNFARDILKMNGHYPMYLLEGFIPTPYNAYSRYSDSLTKTFHWNEISSEYYTDMLEKTNVEFDANGRVINVDLTYYDVPTDSWISYEYDEYAYDAQGNIVSITNYYGSPDPSNNYSYTYDANGNLTSDEQAYYSVGSWVNYMKRDYTYDASNNFTGERIYYWDNGISAWLEDYGYDYKYDASNRMNTMLSLTYNTLSLDWEITDSATVVYNTQNKEKEFTSFSWNGSSWDPYYSRRYSYNSDGNILSESEQHWDNVYWMWVYDNKREYVYSGNNLITNTYSYWDNAEMDFIDLDRYVYSYEGNRIKKMTSERWNGTTWKSYFGEDQTVFYYDGNTTGIDELSKNEFTVYPNPATDNIQIKMDNNMISRVEILDLNGRVVFNNQTPIKASSMTIPVNQLEDGTYFVKVQSGDQIGTKKIIVRK
- a CDS encoding MgtC/SapB family protein — encoded protein: MMISWEIILLRLGLAALLGAIIGLERERKHWAAGLRTHMMVCLGSSLIFIVSSYGFFDVISNPSITLDPSRIAAQVVSGIGFLGAGTIIFLRSGLIRGLTTASGLWTVAAIGLAVGAGLYFAAIATTLIAIVILFMLQPIEKKFSQLFMQKYIKIIIEPNQNPAELMNKLMVHKELPISNFNFIKTDTEITIEVRFQEFHLDNILPILMEIQKEEGIREINWNK